The genomic window ATCGACCGGCGCGCCGTTCACCAGGATCAGTTCGATCTCGGTGTGCGGCACGCCGAGCGCCTCGACCGCGTGCTTCACCGTGGCGTCGGCGGCGACGGCGAAGGCGCTGTCGCCAAAGCGGCGCTCGCGCGCGACGAAGTCGTTGAGCTCGGCGTAGAAGCGGAAAACGGCCGTGACCGGCGGCGCGCTCGCCATGGCATCTCCTCGGCCTGCGGGAACGGTACCGCTCCAGTGTATGCTGGCGGGGCGAGCATGGCACGGGAGAACGCAGCGCGATGACGATCAGTGTCGACGAACTGGCGGACCTGATCCGCGAGATCGAGGTCGAGGACCCGATCGACTACGGCGACCTGCCCTACGACGAGGACGACCTGCGCCGGCTGGTCTGCCAGCAGATCCACGAGATTTCCGACCAAGCCGAAAAGCTCGGCGAGGACAACCGGACGACGGTGCTGCTCGCCGTCGCCGCCAAGCTGGTGCTGGAGAACCTGGTGCTGCACGTGCGCCTGCTGCAGCAACAGGGCGTGCCGCTCGACGCCGACGCCGCGGACCTGCTGCGCCGGCTGCGCGGCGGCAGCCGCTGAGCGCCGCAACCCGGCACGGATCATTGACAGCGGCGGAAGGCCGGGGCTACCGTCGTCCCCATCGCCGCTACCCCGCCCGGACCCCATCGTGAGCCAGCACATTGCCGACCTGATCGACGGACTGGAGTTCTTCCAGGAATTCGCCTACCCCGAACTGAAGACGCTCGCCGGCTATTTCGGCCAGATGCACGTCGACCAGGGCCGGGTCGTGTTCGACGAGGGCGACGCCGGCGGCTACATGCTGATCCTGATCGACGGCAAGATCTCGATCCACAAGACCGGCGAGAGCGGCCGCCACCTGCTTTCATACGAGGGCAAGGGCCGCATCATCGGCGAAATGGCGCTGCTCGACCGCGAGCGGCGTTCGGCAACCTGCGTTGCCGAGACCGACTGCGAGCTGCTGACCGTCAACCACGAGGGGCTGGACAAGCTGGCCGCCGAGCACCCGCTGCTCGCCTACCGCTTCATGTTCGCGCTGGCGCGGCTGCTCTCGAAGCGCCTGCGGCGGACCTCGGGCGTGCTCGCCGAGCACCTGGTGAGCTGACCCGGCGCGCTTGACCGCGCCCCGGCACGCGCCGACACTGTCCGCAACGATCCCGGACTGCCGCCGAGGAGGTTTTCTTGA from Azospira restricta includes these protein-coding regions:
- a CDS encoding Crp/Fnr family transcriptional regulator — protein: MSQHIADLIDGLEFFQEFAYPELKTLAGYFGQMHVDQGRVVFDEGDAGGYMLILIDGKISIHKTGESGRHLLSYEGKGRIIGEMALLDRERRSATCVAETDCELLTVNHEGLDKLAAEHPLLAYRFMFALARLLSKRLRRTSGVLAEHLVS